AAAAATTGGAACCTCTCAAAACAGATTCTGTGCTATCTGCCATAACAGACGTATCAGCAATTGCCGGATCAACGTACTCGGTACAGGATCATCAGACATACCATGATTTGTTTGTGACAAGCGTGGGAAACGAAACTGTCGGAGAAAGACCGCATAGGTAAGTGAGATTAGCAGAAGTAGAGTGAACATTCTGACCTTCCGAAAAGCTTGTCTAACTGGCCTTTTAAAGTTTCATGTACACGCCTGTCTATCGTGAACTCGGAAATGATAGCTCTCCAATTGTAGGATTAATTCTCTCTACATTGGCGTTCGATCGCTACATGGCAGACTTGCTTCCTGACAAAGTCAGCGGAATATTTGCTGTGCTGGTGAATTCTTGCGGAGATTCACATACGTGTGAGTTGACGGGTAGCCGCGCCATCTATTTGGGCAGTGGAGAGCTATATGAGCAAGCATATGCTAACCTTGAGGTAACGGTGCCTTTTTCTGCATACAAACGTCCCGCGGCTGCAAGCAGCATCGAAGGACACTGCTTATTTCAGCTTCGTTTATATCCGGGGAGCTCGTTTGTCGAAGGGTATCGAACTAACCAACCAACAATCTTTGCAACAGCTATCGCCGTTACGTTCTTTCTCATGGCCATGACGTTCTTGATCTACGACCGTTTCGTAAATCGCCGCAATGCAAAGGTTgtcaacgccgccgccagATCTAACGCCATTGTGTCATCTTTGTTTCCTTCCAATGTTCGTGATCGTATCTACGAAGAAGCTGAAGAGAAGAACAAAGCGGCTAAGAATTCAGGTATTCTTGCGCCGCAATCTCGTCTGAAGGATTTTTTGAACAACGGAGGCTTCGATGCGGAAGTgttggaagacgaggacgacatTGCAGTATTCAAGACGAAACCGATCGCTGAGCTTTTCCCAGAGACCACGATAATGTTTGCAGATATTGCAGGTTTTACCGCCTGGAGTTCCAGCCGAGAACCAGCTCAAGTTTTCATGCTTCTTGAAACCCTTTACCACGCCTTTGATGATATTGCCAAGAAGCGACGCGTATTTAAGGTAGAAACTGTTGGTGACTGTTACGTAGCCGTCTCAGGACTACCCGACCCTCGCAAGGACCATGCTGTGGTCATGGCGCGCTTTGCCAAGGACTGTATGCATAGAATGCACTTTCTTACGAAAAGGCTGGAAGTCTCCCTTGGTCCCGACACTGCGGAGTTGTCACTACGAATCGGGTTGCACAGTGGACCAGTCACTGCTGGTGTGCTCCGTGGTGAACGATCTCGCTTTCAGCTATTTGGCGACACAATGAACACAGCATCTCGCCTAGAATCGACTGGTCTTCGAGATCGAATTCAAATTTCTCAAGATACGGCCAATATCCTTATTCGAGCAGGGAAAGCGGAATGGTTCAAACCTCGCGACGATGTTGTCGTGGCGAAGGGTAAAGGTGAAATTAAAACGTATTGGCTCTCCGTtggagaaaaaggcaacggaaCGTCTGCAACAGAGTCAACGCATAACAGTGAAGATGGTGGTTTTAATTCCCTTGCACAAACTCTCGGTGGTAGCGACATCGACGGCGCAGGATCGGGTCATCAAATTTATCGACTTGCTTCCGAGAAGGCAACTAGGCTGATTGACTGGAACGTTGATATCCTTGCTAGACTTCTCAAGCAAAAAATGGCTAGTCGCAAAATGTCAGTATTTCGAAGTGGAGCTGTGCATTCTTCTGTGCATGAGGCGAATATAGTCGGCACTGTGCTCGACGAGGTCAAGGAAGTGATAAATTTGCCTGCCTTTGATATCAGATCCGTCAAGCATCAACAGGATCCTGATGCTGTTGAGCTCGCACCAGCAGTTATGTATCAGCTTCGCGAATACGTGTCAAATGTCGCAGCAATGTATAAAGACAACTCGTTTCATAACTTCGAACATGCGTCGCACGTAACAATGTCCGTGGTCAAGCTCCTATCGCGTATCGTGGCGCCAGCGGACGTTGTTGTTCAGAACGAAGGTCAGAAGAAAGCAATCTTTGCGTCCAAGCTTCACGATCACACATACGGCATCACT
This genomic window from Phaeodactylum tricornutum CCAP 1055/1 PHATR_bd_27x34 genomic scaffold, whole genome shotgun sequence contains:
- a CDS encoding cell surface receptor protein (contains N-terminal CHASE domain predicted to bind diverse low molecular weight ligands, such as the cytokinin-like adenine derivatives or peptides; contains C-terminal Guanylate cyclase domain and 3'5'-cyclic nucleotide phosphodiesterase domain involved in signal transduction; located in plasmamembrane); its protein translation is MKSSAHSHSSDAGLAVDSSNADSSVETGIVAGDVHEERDEIKEVQKLAKKETSYIRLWRLVVILSLLVTGAVVSTLTFVFLKAEEQDDYVDAYYLFANTVGDITQFRVENMFEEVNGISNMLTAHANDSGQSFPLVTPLPQFEVHGDHARVQSGIETFSYLPFITSETRTAWELFSVQNQDWISLSRVRHSNELRLCYTFKEKIILILRFFLVKNVALGRDDTLSETDFVVANITPVIFEFSETGPGYATPGKSLYIPISLTSPPPFNPYILNFDLASIPDVPPVIDAMTALKDSVLSAITDVSAIAGSTYSVQDHQTYHDLFVTSVGNETVGERPHSFMYTPVYRELGNDSSPIVGLILSTLAFDRYMADLLPDKVSGIFAVLVNSCGDSHTCELTGSRAIYLGSGELYEQAYANLEVTVPFSAYKRPAAASSIEGHCLFQLRLYPGSSFVEGYRTNQPTIFATAIAVTFFLMAMTFLIYDRFVNRRNAKVVNAAARSNAIVSSLFPSNVRDRIYEEAEEKNKAAKNSGILAPQSRLKDFLNNGGFDAEVLEDEDDIAVFKTKPIAELFPETTIMFADIAGFTAWSSSREPAQVFMLLETLYHAFDDIAKKRRVFKVETVGDCYVAVSGLPDPRKDHAVVMARFAKDCMHRMHFLTKRLEVSLGPDTAELSLRIGLHSGPVTAGVLRGERSRFQLFGDTMNTASRLESTGLRDRIQISQDTANILIRAGKAEWFKPRDDVVVAKGKGEIKTYWLSVGEKGNGTSATESTHNSEDGGFNSLAQTLGGSDIDGAGSGHQIYRLASEKATRLIDWNVDILARLLKQKMASRKMSVFRSGAVHSSVHEANIVGTVLDEVKEVINLPAFDIRSVKHQQDPDAVELAPAVMYQLREYVSNVAAMYKDNSFHNFEHASHVTMSVVKLLSRIVAPADVVVQNEGQKKAIFASKLHDHTYGITSDPLTQFACVFSALIHDIDHSGVSNTQLIKEGSKIATFYKNKSVAEQNSVDLAWDLLMDSTFEDLRNLIYSTQDEKDRFRQLVVNSVMATDIMDKDLKQLRNARWEKAFSLDHVEENSRENTNRKATIVIEHLIQASDVAHTMQHWHIYRKWNERLFVEMYNAFENGRADKNPADFWYKGELGFFDFYIIPLAKKLKDCGVFGVSSDEYLNYAMRNRQEWEERGQQVVREMMAAIGINRE